CTCCGGGACGCCGTCCGGGACCTGCTGCCCCCGCAGGTGACGGACCGTCCGAAGAGCGGCTACCCCTCCACCCCGGCGGTCCGCTACACCGAGGTGCTCACCGAGCGGGCGCACGCGCTGCTGGCCGACCCGCAGGCCCCGGTCTTCGACCTGGTCGACCGCGCGCTGGTCCGTCAACTGCTGGCCGACGGACGGCCGTTGCCCAGTCCGCGGACCGCGCCCAACCCGGTCGGCGGTCTGGATCACCTGGTCCAGGTCGACGAGTGGCTGCGGGCCTACCGGGTGGGGCTGCGATGAGCCGGCCGCGGCAGTCGGACGCCCTCCGGGCCGCCGCCCGCCACTGGACCACCGGCGTCGCGGTGCTCACCGCCCGGGACGGTGACGAGGTGTTCGCCAAGACCGTCTCCTCCTTCACCACCCTCTCCCTGGACCCGCCGCTGATCAGCGTCGCGGTGGCCGCGCACAGCCCGTTGGCCGCCGCCGTCCGCAAGGAGGGCCGGTACGCGGTATCCGTGCTGGCGGCGGGTCAGCAGGCGGTCGGCCGCCGGTTCGCCACCCCCGGTGCGGGCCGCGCGCTCGGGATGTTCACCACCGTCCCGATGCACGCCGAGGTGACCGGAGCTCCGGTCCTCGACCACTGCCTGGCCTGGTTCGACTGCCGGCTCCAGGCCGCGCTGCCCGGCGGCGACCACGCCCTGCTGATCGGCGAGGTGCTGGCCGTGGACGGCAGCCCGGGCGCACCCCTGCTCTACCACGACGGCCAGTACCGCGAGTTGGCCGCAGACCACGCCATGACCTCGACAGGAGCCAACGCATGACCCTGCTGGACACGCCCGCCCTCGGACGGGGCCTGCTCACGGGCGAGCGGTACCTGGCCGAACTCGACGACGGCCGCGAGCTCTACCTCGACGGCCGCCGTGTCGACAACCCCGCCGAACACCCCGCCTTCCGGCCCGCCGCCGAGGAGCTCGCCCGGCTGCTCGACCTCCAGCACGACCCGGCCCACCGGGACCTGCTGACCTGGCAGGACCCGGACACCGGGCAGCGGATCGCCCGCGCGTACCAGCCGCCGCGCACCCTGGAGGACCTCCGGCTGCAGCGCCGCAGCGCCGAGTTCTGGCACGCCGAGGCGCTCGGCCAGCACGGCCGCTCCCCGGCCTTCATGGCCTCGATCGCGCTCGGCGTGTACGACTTCCGGCACCAACTGGCAAGCAGCGACGCCCGGTTCGGCGCCAATGCGGAGGCCTGGTACCGGCACGTGTCGAGCAACGACCTGGTGCTCTCGCACGCCCTCGGCGACCCGCAGATCGACCGCTCGGCCGACCCGGTGGACGACCCCGATCTCGCGCTGCGGGTGCTGGAGGAGAACGAGCACGGCATCGTGGTGCGCGGCGCCAAGCAGCTCACCACGCTGGCGCCGCTGGCCCAGGAGGTGCTGGTCTACCTGTCGGCCTCGTTCACCCAGCGGCGCGGCGAGCAGTTCGTGGTCTGGTTCGCGCTGCCGCTGAACACCCCCGGCCTGCTCACCCTCTGCCGGGAGCCGCTCGGCAGCTCCCCGTGGGGCCACGCCCACCCGCTCGGCGCCCGGTTCGACGAGCAGGACGCGATGCTGTTCTTCGACGACGTCCTGGTCCCCTGGGACCGCGTCTTCCTGCTCAGGGACGGCGAGTTGGCCCGAAAGGGTCTGGGCCGGATCAACGCCTGGAGCGCGTACATCGGCCACGTCCGCTACCGCGAACGGCTGCGCACCCTGCTGGCCACCGCGACCCTGGTGGCCGAGTCGATCGGCGTGGACGGCTTCCGCAACGTCCAGGAGGACCTGGGGCGGCTGGCCGGGTACGCCGAACTCACCGAGTACTTCCTGGACGCCGCCGAGGCCCGGGCCAAGGTCACCGACAGCGGACTGCTGGCGCCCGGCGACACCGCCGCCAGCCGGGTCTGGTCGGCCGAGGTCGCGGCGAGCGCGGTCGAGATCGTCCGCAAGATCGGTGCCTCCGGACTGCTGATGCAGCCCACCGCGGGCGACCTGGCCAACCCCCGGCTGCGCCCGCACCTGGACCGCTACATGCGCGGGCGCGGCATCGACGCCGAGCACAAGTCCCGGCTGTTCCGGCTGGCCTGGGAGCTGACCGGGGACGGCTTCGGCCAGCGGCAGGACCTCTACGAGTACGTCCATCGGGGCGATCTGACCCGCAACCGGATCAACATCTACCACCGCTACGACCAGAGCAGCGTCCGTGAGCGGCTGCTGCAGCTCATCGACACCCCCGCTCCCGAGGAGGCCCAGCAGTGACCACCGCGTCCGCCGTCGAGATCCAGGCCAGCACACTGGCCGGCTACGCCGACGCCAGCCGACTGCGCCAAGTCCTCGACCGGGACTGGGTGCTGGACCAGGTGACCGGCAGCCCCGAGACCCTGATCGACCTCGGCAGCGGCATCGGCCAACTGCTGGAGACCGCCCTGGACCGGCACCCGACCCTGCGGCTCGCCGTCGGCCTGGAGCGCTCCGAGCACCGGATCGCCGAGGCCGCCGAGCGGCTGAGCCGCTTCCCCGGCCGGACCGCCCTGCACCAGGCCGATCTGACGGACCCGCAGCCACTGCCGCTGAAGGCCGACGTGGTCACCATGACCTCCGTCCTGCACTGGCTGTACCCCGTGGAGGACCGGATCTTCTCCTGGGTGGCCGACCGGCTCACCCCCGACGGCAGCTTCCTGCTCACCACCTACCACCCGGCCCGGGACGCGTTCGGGCTCGGCGGCGAGGACGAGCTGGTGCGGGCCGCCCTGATCGCCACCGGTGTCGAACTCACCGACGTACCAAAGGTGTTCGAGCGCGGCGAGGTGCTGCCGATCGGCACCAGGACCAGGCCGGCCGAGGAGCTCGACGCGCTGCTGGCCCGGTACTTCACGGTGGACTCGTACCTGGAGCGGGACGCGGTGGTCACCGTCGAGGACGCCACCCAGTACGAGCACTTCCACGCCGCCACCTTCGGCGACTACTACAGCCGGCTGGTGCCGCCCGCGCTGCGGGCCGAGTTCTTCCGGGCGATCGGCGAGACCGCGCAGCGGCGGCAGGACGAACTCGGCTGGGTGAGCCACATGCCCGTCCGGCTCTGGCGGCTCAGGCCGCTCCAGGTCTGAGTCGCTCTAGGCTGGAGCACGACGGAACAACCATCCGCCCGAGGAGCTCACAGCATGTCAACTCCCCTCGTCAGCCAGGAACTCGGCGCCTTCCTGCGGGCCCACCGCGAGCAGCTCAAGCCCGCGGACGTCGGTCTGAGATCCACCGCCCGGCGCCGCACCCCTGGCCTGCGGCGGGAGGAGGTGGCCTCGCTCTCGGGGGTCGGACTGGCCTGGTACACCTGGCTGGAGCAGGGCCGGGTGACCGCCTCCCGACAGGTCCTGGAGGCGGTCACCCGGGCCCTGCAACTGGACGCCGCCGGCCTGCGGCACGCCATGCGGCTGGCCGGCTACCACGAGCCGGCCGGTCCCGCCCCGGTGGACGGCGGCCTGGCCGCCGCCGTCCAACCCGTGCTGGACTCCTGGCCGTTGAGCCCGGCGGTGCTGCTCGACCGGCACTTCGACCTGCTCGGCTGGAACACGCCCTGGTCCGCGCTCTGGGGCCCGCCCGAGGCGGTGCCCGCCGACCGGCGGAACCTGATGTGGCTGATGGCCGCCGACCAGCGGCTGCGGACGGTCCTGCACGACTGGGAGCCGCTGGCGATGAACGTCTTCCAGCACTTCCGCGCCCAGGCCGGACCCGCCCTCGCCGACCCGCGCACCGGCGAGGTCTACCGGCATCTGGACGAGGACGCGCCCGAGCTCCGGCACTGGTGGGGCTGCCACTCGGTGGCCGAACTCACCGCCCGGGCCGTGCTGGTGGAGCCCGCCGGGATCGGCCCGGTCCGGCTCACCCTCTCCTCGTTCCACCCGGTGGACGACCCGTCGGCGCTGGTGCTCCTGTTCACCCCGGCCGGTGCCGAGGACCGGGCCCGGATGACCTCGCTGGCCGCTCACCCGCTGCGGTCCGTACCCACCCGCGAAGCGGGCTGACGCCGAACAGCCGCCCGGGGCCTGTGGCCCCGGGCGGCTGCCGTTCCGCTGCTTCAGTTGCGCCGCAGGCCCGCGCTGACCAGCAGTCCGCCGAGCGCCGCGACCAGCGCCAGGACGGCGCCGACCAGCAGGGTGCCGTCCCCGACGTCCGAGAACGAGCCGACTGCCCAGGCGCCGAGCCCGGTCCCCGCGTACATGGTGGAGGTCAGCCAGGCGCTGGAGGTGGCCCGCAGTTCGGGCGCGACGGTGCCGGCCAGCGTCTGCTGGTCCGTCACGAACCCGCCGCTGGCGACGAACCAGACCACCACCCCGGCGAGCGCGACCACCAGCCCGGGACCACGCACCGTCAGCGCGATGCCGACCGCCAGCAGGACACCCCAGAGCGCCAGCAGTGGCAGGTTGTTCCGACCGGCCGCCCTGGCCCGGTCGCCGAGCCGACCGCCCAGCAGCGAACCGGCGATGCTGCCCGCGCCGACCAGGACGCCGACCAGCCCCAGCGCCTCCACCGACAGGTCGAAACGCTGCACCAGCACCGCCCCGAGGAAGGTGAACGCCCCCAGGTTGGCCGCACTGAACACGGTGTTCACCAGCAGCGCCCGCCGCAGCACCGGGTCACCCCAGCCCGCCAGCAGCGCCTTGACCGACCCGCCCGGCGCGGCCCCGACGGCGTCCGCACCGTCCTGCGCCGGGACCTGACGCAGCAGCAGCGGCAGCGCCGCCGCCGTCCCCACCGTCAGCGCCCAGAACGCCGACCGCCACCCCGCGGCCCCCGCCAACAGCCCACCCAACGGCACCCCGAGCACCTGCCCGGTGGAGAACAACGCCATCCCGAGCCCGAGCGCCCGCCCCCGGACCGCATCCGGCGCCGTCTCGGCGATGTGCGCCCAGATCGCCGGCCCGGCCGCCGCAGCCGCCAGCCCGGCCAGCCCCCGGGAGAGCACCAGCGTGGTCAGATCACTCGACAGCGCCGCCCCGGCGTTCGACAGCACGAACAGCACCGTCCCCGCCACCAACGCCCGCCGCCGCCCGAACCGGTCACTCAGCAGACCGAGGAACGGCGCGAACACCGCGTACACCAGCACGTACGCCGTCACGCTCGCGGCCGCCGCCGACTCGCTGACCGCGATCGACTCGGCAATGGTCGGCAACAGCGGCGAGATCAGAAACGTCTCGGTCCCGAACAGGAACAGCAAGACGAACACACCCGCATAGCGCAGGCGGTCGAAGGTCACGGTTGGCGCCTCGGAGACGCTGGTCATGGGGCATCACTGCTTTCGGTGTCACCTGCACGGAGGCTTCAGCCTCTGCCCCGTGCTGACGGACAGCCAGACAGCCAATCATCCTGTGACTCCAGCTCACAGGCACCGGTGCGCCTCCTAGAATTCGGGAACGAGGGACCGGGGAGGACAGCGCGTGACACAGGTGGGGAACAGGATCGACGGCGGGCAGTTCCAGGGGCCGGTGTTCCTGGTCGGGGGCGACGCGCACGTCTCGCTCCAGTCGGCCGGGGCACCGGTCGAGGAGGACCCCTGGGCCCGACAGGTCCGGCAGTCACGGGTGTGGGCACACACGGCACCGCGCGACTGCGAACCGTACCGGGAGCACGCGGTCGGGATCGTCCGGAAGCTGGCCGTCCTGCGCGACGCGGCAGAGGCAGCGCTCAAGGCCGACCCGTGGCGCGACCCCGGCTTCCCGGCGCGGTTCGCCGACCGGGTGGAGTGGCTGCTCGGCGAGCCGGGCGAGGGGGAGCCGCTGGACCTGTACCCGGCGGAGGCCGGGCTGCTGGTGCTCGTCCCCTATCTCCATGCCGTTCAGCAACTGACCTCGATGGCCGGGGCGTTGGACGTCGGGCCCGAGCTGCTCACCGTTCGGGCCGAGCGTGATGCGGCGCGGTCCTCGTACGAG
This genomic interval from Kitasatospora gansuensis contains the following:
- a CDS encoding flavin reductase family protein; its protein translation is MSRPRQSDALRAAARHWTTGVAVLTARDGDEVFAKTVSSFTTLSLDPPLISVAVAAHSPLAAAVRKEGRYAVSVLAAGQQAVGRRFATPGAGRALGMFTTVPMHAEVTGAPVLDHCLAWFDCRLQAALPGGDHALLIGEVLAVDGSPGAPLLYHDGQYRELAADHAMTSTGANA
- a CDS encoding 4-hydroxyphenylacetate 3-hydroxylase family protein, whose translation is MTLLDTPALGRGLLTGERYLAELDDGRELYLDGRRVDNPAEHPAFRPAAEELARLLDLQHDPAHRDLLTWQDPDTGQRIARAYQPPRTLEDLRLQRRSAEFWHAEALGQHGRSPAFMASIALGVYDFRHQLASSDARFGANAEAWYRHVSSNDLVLSHALGDPQIDRSADPVDDPDLALRVLEENEHGIVVRGAKQLTTLAPLAQEVLVYLSASFTQRRGEQFVVWFALPLNTPGLLTLCREPLGSSPWGHAHPLGARFDEQDAMLFFDDVLVPWDRVFLLRDGELARKGLGRINAWSAYIGHVRYRERLRTLLATATLVAESIGVDGFRNVQEDLGRLAGYAELTEYFLDAAEARAKVTDSGLLAPGDTAASRVWSAEVAASAVEIVRKIGASGLLMQPTAGDLANPRLRPHLDRYMRGRGIDAEHKSRLFRLAWELTGDGFGQRQDLYEYVHRGDLTRNRINIYHRYDQSSVRERLLQLIDTPAPEEAQQ
- a CDS encoding class I SAM-dependent methyltransferase, producing MTTASAVEIQASTLAGYADASRLRQVLDRDWVLDQVTGSPETLIDLGSGIGQLLETALDRHPTLRLAVGLERSEHRIAEAAERLSRFPGRTALHQADLTDPQPLPLKADVVTMTSVLHWLYPVEDRIFSWVADRLTPDGSFLLTTYHPARDAFGLGGEDELVRAALIATGVELTDVPKVFERGEVLPIGTRTRPAEELDALLARYFTVDSYLERDAVVTVEDATQYEHFHAATFGDYYSRLVPPALRAEFFRAIGETAQRRQDELGWVSHMPVRLWRLRPLQV
- a CDS encoding helix-turn-helix transcriptional regulator — encoded protein: MSTPLVSQELGAFLRAHREQLKPADVGLRSTARRRTPGLRREEVASLSGVGLAWYTWLEQGRVTASRQVLEAVTRALQLDAAGLRHAMRLAGYHEPAGPAPVDGGLAAAVQPVLDSWPLSPAVLLDRHFDLLGWNTPWSALWGPPEAVPADRRNLMWLMAADQRLRTVLHDWEPLAMNVFQHFRAQAGPALADPRTGEVYRHLDEDAPELRHWWGCHSVAELTARAVLVEPAGIGPVRLTLSSFHPVDDPSALVLLFTPAGAEDRARMTSLAAHPLRSVPTREAG
- a CDS encoding MFS transporter codes for the protein MTSVSEAPTVTFDRLRYAGVFVLLFLFGTETFLISPLLPTIAESIAVSESAAAASVTAYVLVYAVFAPFLGLLSDRFGRRRALVAGTVLFVLSNAGAALSSDLTTLVLSRGLAGLAAAAAGPAIWAHIAETAPDAVRGRALGLGMALFSTGQVLGVPLGGLLAGAAGWRSAFWALTVGTAAALPLLLRQVPAQDGADAVGAAPGGSVKALLAGWGDPVLRRALLVNTVFSAANLGAFTFLGAVLVQRFDLSVEALGLVGVLVGAGSIAGSLLGGRLGDRARAAGRNNLPLLALWGVLLAVGIALTVRGPGLVVALAGVVVWFVASGGFVTDQQTLAGTVAPELRATSSAWLTSTMYAGTGLGAWAVGSFSDVGDGTLLVGAVLALVAALGGLLVSAGLRRN